The sequence below is a genomic window from Thermodesulfobacteriota bacterium.
ACCCGCTCCGAGAAGGGGAAGCAGGCCGCCGCGAGGAGGAGGAACAGCCCGACGCAGGCGGCGAGCCCCTTGCGCGCCTTCTCCACCCCGGTGATGATCGTCGTGAACCGGTTTTCCAGCGGTGCGGCTTCCTTTCCCCCGGCGGGATCCGCGCGGGCCGCTAAGACATCTTACCGCAGAGAACGGGGCGACAGAACGGAGGACTCCTTGACCAGATTCGATTCCGATTATGTGCCGGCCTCCGCGATGGCCATCTACGCCCATCCGGACGACATCGAGTTCACGATCGCCGGCACCGTGGCGAAATGGGCGGACGCGGGGTGCGACATCACCTTCGTGCTGATCACCAGCGGAGACTCGGGCACGCACGACACGCGTTACACCCGGAAAAGCCTCGCGCGCGTCCGGGAGCGCGAGGAGCGGGAGGCCGCGCGGATCCTTGGCGCATCACGGGTGGTCTTCCTCGGGAAGCACGACTGCGAGCTGGAGCCCACCATGGCGCTCCGCAAGGAGCTGATCCGGCAGATCCGGCGGCACCGGCCGGAGGTGGTCCTCTGCGGCGACCCGCAGTCGCTGTTCTTCGGGAACCAGTACATCAACCATCCGGACCACATCGTCGCGGGCAAGGTCGCGCTGGAGGCGGTGTTCCCCGGCTCCGAGATGGAGCTTCTCTGGCCCGGGCTGGGGAAGGCCCACAAGGTCCACGCCGTCTACGTGAGCTCCACGCTCCACCCCGACACCTGGATCGACATCGGGAAGACGATCGACCGGAAGATCGATTCGCTCAAGGCGCATGAAAGCCAGCTCGGGGAGCGCGACATCGCCCCGATGATCTACGAGTGGGCGCGGGGGGACGGCCGCTTCGCGGTCGTGGAGAGGGGTCTCGCCAAGGGGAAGGGGCGGGCCCGCAGGCCGAAGTACGCCGAATCGTTCCGGATCATGCGTCTGCTGAAGGACGAGCCCACGGAAAAGGACTGAGACGGCAGGCCGGGAGGAGGCGGCACAAAGCCGCTCAGGCGACCCGGTTCTTCAGGTGCCGCCGGACGTACCAGACGATCCCGGCGACGATGACCGCGCCGATCAGCAGGTCGAACTTGTGGAAATATCCGCGCAGCGTCGGCCAGTTCTCGCCCAGCTTCATCCCGATGTACGCCAGCCCGTAGCACCACGGCAGCGACCCCGCGAAGGTGTAGGCGATGAAGCGCGTCATGTCCATGCGGGCCACGCCGGCGGGAAAGGCGATGAAGGTCCGGATGACGGGAAGCAGCCGGGCGATGAAGACCGTCGCCTCGCCGTGGCGCTTGAACCACCGGTCGGCCAGGTCGAGGTCGTGGTGCGACATCAGGATGTATTTCCCGTACTTCTCGATCAGCGGCCGCCCCCCGTACATGCCGAGATAGTACGCGGGGATCGAGCCGACCACGCACCCGAAGGCGCCCGCCAGCGCCACTCCCCAGAGCGTGTGCTCCCCCTTGTAAACGAGGTAGCCGGAAAACGGCATGATGATCTCCGACGGCAGCGGGATGCAGGCGGACTCGATCGCCATCAGCAGGACGATCCCGGGGAGGCCGAGCCCGGAAATCACGTAGATGATGAATCCGGCGAGCGCTTCGAGGATTCGGGTGACCATCGCCCGGACAGTTTAACGGAAAACCGGGGGGAGGCAAGGAGTGTTCGCGCCGCAGGAGTGTTCGCGCCGCCGGCGGGTTCGCGATAAACTGTAGCCGGTGCACGGTCATTCCCCGGAAAGGTGCGCTCCGTTGATCAAGGATCCCGTCGTCCTCCTGCAGAACATGGTGCTGTCGCTGTCCGACGCCATCGACCTGGTGCATCTCATCGCCGTCGACCACCAGGTGCGCACGGCATACATGGCCCTGCAGCTCACCATGCCCGCGAAACGCTCCCTCGAGGAGCAGACCGACCTCCTCTACGCCGCCGCGCTCCACGACATCGGCATCCTTTCGGTGGAAGACCGGATCGACCTGATGAAGGGGGACGTCGAGGACCTCGAGCATCACATGCATCTGGGCGCGGACCTGCTCGCACGGTTCGACCCGTTCCGGACCGCCTCCGCGATCGTGCTCCATCACCACAAGCCCTGGACCTCGCCGGACAACTGGGAGGGCGTTCCGGAGACCGTCCGCGTTTCCGCCAACGCCATCCACCTGGCCGACACGGTGGAGCGGATGATCCGCCGCGACGTGGGCGTCCTGGGCCAGGTCCCGGAGATCGTCGCCGCCGTGCAGCGCTTGAAGGGGGATTGGTTCCATCCGGACCTGGTGGACGTCTTCATGGACCTTTCGAGGGTCGAGTCGTTCTGGCTGGACGCCGTGTCCCCGCGGGTCGGCGCGATCGTGTCGGGGATCATGGAGTGGCCGCGCGTCATCCTCAAGATCGACGGGCTGGAGCAGGCAGGCCGGATCCTCTCCCGCGTCGTCGATTACCGCAGCTCGTACACCGCCACCCACTCCAGCGGGGTAGCCGCCTCGGCCGACCTGCTCGCCCGGCGGCTCTACTTCGAGGAGCGCGAGTGCCGGCTGCTCCGGATCGCCGGGCACCTGCACGACATGGGGAAGGTATCCGTCCCCAACGCCATCCTCGAGAAGGACGGGAAGCTCTCGTCGCCGGAGTTCGACGTGATCCGGGGGCACGCCTACCACACGCACCAGATCCTGGGCAACATCGGCGGCTTCGAGGAGATCACGGAGTGGGCGTCGTTCCACCACGAGCGGATGGACGGCCACGGCTATCCGTTCCATCACAAGGGGGAGGCGCTTTCCCTCGGCTCGCGGATCGTGGCGGTGGCGGACGTGTTCACCGCGCTCATGGAAAACCGCCCCTACCGGAAAGGGGTGGACCGGGGGACGGGAGTGAGGATCCTCAAGGAGTTCTCCACGAGGGGCTCGCTCGATCCCCGGATCGTCTCGGTGCTGCTCGACGACTTCGATGCGATCGACAAGGGAAGGGCCGAGGCGGAGGCGATCCACGCCGAGGAGTTCTCCCGCCCCGTCATAAGCGGAGGCCCCGGGCCGGCCTGATCGCCCCGCGGGCCAGCGGTCCAGCGATTACCCCACGGTGATGTACGGGGGGCCGATGGAGAGGGTCGGCTGGGCGTCCCCGACGGGGACCCCCTGGCCCTCCTTGCCGCAGGTGCCGATCCCGAAGCCCAGGTCCGACCCGACCCGGTCGATCGTCGAGAGCACCTCGGGGCCGTTGCCGGTGATCGTCGCCCCGCGAACCGGCTCCCCGCGCTTCCCGCCCTCGATCCGGTACCCTTCCGCGACCTCGAACATGAAGTCGCCGGTGACGGTGTTCACCTGCCCGCCCCCCATCTTCACGACGAGCAGCCCCCGGTCGACGCCGGAGAGCACCTCTTCCGGAGGGGTGGCGCCCGGAAGGATGACGGTGTTCGTCATCCGGGGGATCGGCTTCCGGCGGTACGACTCGCGGCGGCCGTTCCCGGTCGGCGGGACGCCCTCCCGCATCGCCGAGAGCCGGTCGTGCAGGAACCCCTTGAGGATCCCGTTCTCGACGACGAGCGTCTTCTGCCCGGGAGTCCCCTCGTCGTCGATGCCGAAGGAGCCGCGCTTGCCCGGGAGCGTCGCGTCGTCCGCGATGGAGATCAGCGGGCTCGCGATCCGCTGCCCCAGCCGGTCCTTGTAGACCGACATCCCCCGAAGGGCGAGGTCCGCCTCGAGTCCGTGCCCGATCGCCTCGTGCACCATCGTGCCGCCCGCCTCGGAGGAGACGACCACCGGCATCCGCCCGCCGGGGAGCTTCATGGCGCGTAGCGCCCGGACCGCCCTGCCCGCGGACTTGCGGGCCAGCGCCTCCGGGACGCCGTCTTCGAGGAACTCCAGCCCGCAGGTCCCGCCGGCGGATTCGTACCCCATCGTCAGCCCCGATGCGTCGCCCGCCACGCTCTGGACCCCGAGGACGCCGTATGTCTGGTCCTCGGCGACGTAAATCCCGGGATGCGCGGCGATCTCGATGCGCCGCTGCGATTCCCCGTAGGTCGCGCGGAGCTGCCGGACTTCCCCGGAGACGCCGCGCGCGATCCGGTCGATCTCCCGCACCATCGCCACCTTCTCCGCGATCCCGCGCGAGGCGGGAGGGATGCGGACGACGGACGGGCCTTCCACTGCCCGGGGGCCGGAGGGGAGATCGACGGGCGCGCCGCCGCCTTCCGCGTA
It includes:
- a CDS encoding PIG-L family deacetylase, whose protein sequence is MTRFDSDYVPASAMAIYAHPDDIEFTIAGTVAKWADAGCDITFVLITSGDSGTHDTRYTRKSLARVREREEREAARILGASRVVFLGKHDCELEPTMALRKELIRQIRRHRPEVVLCGDPQSLFFGNQYINHPDHIVAGKVALEAVFPGSEMELLWPGLGKAHKVHAVYVSSTLHPDTWIDIGKTIDRKIDSLKAHESQLGERDIAPMIYEWARGDGRFAVVERGLAKGKGRARRPKYAESFRIMRLLKDEPTEKD
- a CDS encoding DedA family protein, translating into MVTRILEALAGFIIYVISGLGLPGIVLLMAIESACIPLPSEIIMPFSGYLVYKGEHTLWGVALAGAFGCVVGSIPAYYLGMYGGRPLIEKYGKYILMSHHDLDLADRWFKRHGEATVFIARLLPVIRTFIAFPAGVARMDMTRFIAYTFAGSLPWCYGLAYIGMKLGENWPTLRGYFHKFDLLIGAVIVAGIVWYVRRHLKNRVA
- a CDS encoding HD domain-containing phosphohydrolase, with the translated sequence MIKDPVVLLQNMVLSLSDAIDLVHLIAVDHQVRTAYMALQLTMPAKRSLEEQTDLLYAAALHDIGILSVEDRIDLMKGDVEDLEHHMHLGADLLARFDPFRTASAIVLHHHKPWTSPDNWEGVPETVRVSANAIHLADTVERMIRRDVGVLGQVPEIVAAVQRLKGDWFHPDLVDVFMDLSRVESFWLDAVSPRVGAIVSGIMEWPRVILKIDGLEQAGRILSRVVDYRSSYTATHSSGVAASADLLARRLYFEERECRLLRIAGHLHDMGKVSVPNAILEKDGKLSSPEFDVIRGHAYHTHQILGNIGGFEEITEWASFHHERMDGHGYPFHHKGEALSLGSRIVAVADVFTALMENRPYRKGVDRGTGVRILKEFSTRGSLDPRIVSVLLDDFDAIDKGRAEAEAIHAEEFSRPVISGGPGPA
- a CDS encoding TldD/PmbA family protein; this encodes MAAARTLIDLPVERILFALLSRGGEYAELFREEVRSLSILLEDGRVERVVSGTDAGTGIRLLFREKTYYAYTNELSGDALLSLATDLSRYAEGGGAPVDLPSGPRAVEGPSVVRIPPASRGIAEKVAMVREIDRIARGVSGEVRQLRATYGESQRRIEIAAHPGIYVAEDQTYGVLGVQSVAGDASGLTMGYESAGGTCGLEFLEDGVPEALARKSAGRAVRALRAMKLPGGRMPVVVSSEAGGTMVHEAIGHGLEADLALRGMSVYKDRLGQRIASPLISIADDATLPGKRGSFGIDDEGTPGQKTLVVENGILKGFLHDRLSAMREGVPPTGNGRRESYRRKPIPRMTNTVILPGATPPEEVLSGVDRGLLVVKMGGGQVNTVTGDFMFEVAEGYRIEGGKRGEPVRGATITGNGPEVLSTIDRVGSDLGFGIGTCGKEGQGVPVGDAQPTLSIGPPYITVG